Proteins encoded together in one Carya illinoinensis cultivar Pawnee chromosome 3, C.illinoinensisPawnee_v1, whole genome shotgun sequence window:
- the LOC122303148 gene encoding chloride conductance regulatory protein ICln isoform X2, with translation MVLGLRQFADRVGEGAGEPLLDADNGEELMQVLPSVALVLGNQAPESPGTLYISTKQVVWLSDVDRTKGYAVNFLSISLHAISRDTEAYPSPCLYTQIETEADEDDSEGSDSESSAVLDLSKIREMRLIPSDPSQLDALFDIFCECAELNPEPIDEEEEEHNWVFSADQLEDEAAEEEVHFSQNPSNSIGHSNGDHDLARTVLELQINDQRFEDADDEMEHARNSGHH, from the exons ATGGTGTTAGGGCTGAGGCAGTTCGCGGATAGAGTTGGAGAAGGTGCCGGAGAACCCCTTCTCGACGCTGACAATGGCGAGGAGCTCATGCAGGTACTACCTAGTGTCGCTCTCGTTCTTGGGAATCAAGCTCCTGAGTCCCCCGGCACTCTGTACATATCCACcaa GCAAGTTGTGTGGTTGAGTGATGTGGACAGGACCAAAGGTTATGCGGTCAATTTCTTGTCTATTTCACTTCATGCAATTTCAAGGGACACAGAGGCCTATCCCTCTCCTTGTTTATATACGCAG ATTGAAACAGAAGCTGATGAGGATGATTCTGAGGGCTCAGATTCAGAAAGCAGTGCTGTCTTGGACTTGTCCAAGATCAGAGAGATGAGGCTTATTCCATCAGATCCCAGCCAAT TGGATGCTCTGTTTGACATCTTCTGTGAATGTGCTGAGCTTAATCCTGAACCAATTGATG aagaagaagaagagcacaATTGGGTTTTTAGTGCTGATCAGTTGGAAGATGAGGCAGCAG AGGAGGAAGTTCATTTCTCTCAAAATCCAAGCAACTCAATTGGTCATTCAAATGGGGATCATGACCTTGCTCGTACAGTGCTTGAG CTTCAAATCAACGACCAACGATTTGAGGATGCGGACGACGAGATGGAGCATGCCCGCAACAGTGGCCATCATTGA
- the LOC122303148 gene encoding chloride conductance regulatory protein ICln isoform X1, with the protein MVLGLRQFADRVGEGAGEPLLDADNGEELMQVLPSVALVLGNQAPESPGTLYISTKQVVWLSDVDRTKGYAVNFLSISLHAISRDTEAYPSPCLYTQIETEADEDDSEGSDSESSAVLDLSKIREMRLIPSDPSQLDALFDIFCECAELNPEPIDEEEEEEHNWVFSADQLEDEAAEEEVHFSQNPSNSIGHSNGDHDLARTVLELQINDQRFEDADDEMEHARNSGHH; encoded by the exons ATGGTGTTAGGGCTGAGGCAGTTCGCGGATAGAGTTGGAGAAGGTGCCGGAGAACCCCTTCTCGACGCTGACAATGGCGAGGAGCTCATGCAGGTACTACCTAGTGTCGCTCTCGTTCTTGGGAATCAAGCTCCTGAGTCCCCCGGCACTCTGTACATATCCACcaa GCAAGTTGTGTGGTTGAGTGATGTGGACAGGACCAAAGGTTATGCGGTCAATTTCTTGTCTATTTCACTTCATGCAATTTCAAGGGACACAGAGGCCTATCCCTCTCCTTGTTTATATACGCAG ATTGAAACAGAAGCTGATGAGGATGATTCTGAGGGCTCAGATTCAGAAAGCAGTGCTGTCTTGGACTTGTCCAAGATCAGAGAGATGAGGCTTATTCCATCAGATCCCAGCCAAT TGGATGCTCTGTTTGACATCTTCTGTGAATGTGCTGAGCTTAATCCTGAACCAATTGATG aagaagaagaagaagagcacaATTGGGTTTTTAGTGCTGATCAGTTGGAAGATGAGGCAGCAG AGGAGGAAGTTCATTTCTCTCAAAATCCAAGCAACTCAATTGGTCATTCAAATGGGGATCATGACCTTGCTCGTACAGTGCTTGAG CTTCAAATCAACGACCAACGATTTGAGGATGCGGACGACGAGATGGAGCATGCCCGCAACAGTGGCCATCATTGA
- the LOC122303149 gene encoding 40S ribosomal protein S13 isoform X1 codes for MGRMHSRGKGISASALPYKRTPPSWLKISFQDVEENICKFAKKGLTPSQIGVILRDSHGIAQVKSVTGSKILRILKAHGLAPEIPEDLYHLIKKAVSIRKHLERNRKDKDSKFRLILVESRIHRLARYYKKTKKLPPVWKYVGGIDELPVGQALFFHLVKIEVFNQSGIAWTMRMMMPWSSLPLSPFYNFYFPL; via the exons ATGGGTCGTATGCATAGTCGCGG TAAGGGTATCTCAGCCTCAGCTTTGCCATATAAGAGAACTCCGCCAAGTTGGCTTAAGATATCTTTCCAGGAT GTGGAGGAAAACATATGCAAGTTTGCGAAGAAGGGTCTGACTCCGTCCCAGATCGGTGTGATTCTTCGTGACTCTCACGGTATCGCTCAGGTCAAGAGCGTTACTGGAAGCAAGATCCTCCGTATTCTCAAGGCTCACG GCCTTGCTCCCGAAATTCCAGAGGATCTGTATCATCTTATCAAGAAGGCAGTCTCCATCCGTAAGCATCTGGAGAGGAACAGGAAGGATAAGGATTCAAAGTTCAGGTTGATTCTTGTTGAGAGCAGGATTCACAGGCTCGCTCGCTACTACAAAAAGACAAAGAAGCTTCCACCTGTCTGGAAATA CGTTGGTGGCATTGACGAACTCCCAGTGGGACAGGCTCTGTTCTTCCACTTGGTCAAAATCGAGGTCTTCAATCAAAGTGGAATTGCATGGACGATGAGGATGATGATGCCTTGGAGCTCTTTGCCATTGTCACCCTTTTACAACTTTTATTTTCCTCTTTAA
- the LOC122303149 gene encoding 40S ribosomal protein S13 isoform X2 encodes MGRMHSRGKGISASALPYKRTPPSWLKISFQDVEENICKFAKKGLTPSQIGVILRDSHGIAQVKSVTGSKILRILKAHGLAPEIPEDLYHLIKKAVSIRKHLERNRKDKDSKFRLILVESRIHRLARYYKKTKKLPPVWKYESTTASTLVA; translated from the exons ATGGGTCGTATGCATAGTCGCGG TAAGGGTATCTCAGCCTCAGCTTTGCCATATAAGAGAACTCCGCCAAGTTGGCTTAAGATATCTTTCCAGGAT GTGGAGGAAAACATATGCAAGTTTGCGAAGAAGGGTCTGACTCCGTCCCAGATCGGTGTGATTCTTCGTGACTCTCACGGTATCGCTCAGGTCAAGAGCGTTACTGGAAGCAAGATCCTCCGTATTCTCAAGGCTCACG GCCTTGCTCCCGAAATTCCAGAGGATCTGTATCATCTTATCAAGAAGGCAGTCTCCATCCGTAAGCATCTGGAGAGGAACAGGAAGGATAAGGATTCAAAGTTCAGGTTGATTCTTGTTGAGAGCAGGATTCACAGGCTCGCTCGCTACTACAAAAAGACAAAGAAGCTTCCACCTGTCTGGAAATA TGAGTCCACCACTGCCAGCACTCTTGTTGCTTAA